The bacterium genome includes a region encoding these proteins:
- a CDS encoding RNA methyltransferase, with product MPPVGVGPHPEPWPTDPRLDPDLLAAGDRRNVVDRYRYWRQEAIVADLDRRRHPFHVAIENWQHDFNIGSVVRNANAFGARAVHIVGRRRWNRRGAMVTDRYQHVCHHPDIAALASWAAGESLPLVGLDNLSGSLPLERHHLPERCVLLFGQEGPGLSTEAVEACAELRRISQFGSTRSINAGAASAIAMWAWICRHAANPASRAMD from the coding sequence ATGCCCCCGGTGGGGGTGGGGCCGCACCCGGAGCCGTGGCCCACCGATCCCCGCCTGGATCCCGACCTGCTCGCCGCCGGCGACCGTCGCAACGTCGTGGACCGCTACCGCTACTGGCGCCAAGAGGCCATCGTGGCGGATCTGGACCGGCGCCGGCACCCGTTCCACGTGGCCATCGAGAACTGGCAGCACGACTTCAACATCGGGTCGGTGGTCCGAAACGCCAACGCCTTCGGCGCCCGGGCCGTGCACATCGTCGGCCGGCGACGCTGGAACCGCCGCGGGGCGATGGTGACCGACCGCTACCAGCACGTGTGTCACCATCCCGACATCGCCGCGCTGGCGAGCTGGGCGGCGGGGGAGTCGCTGCCGCTCGTCGGCCTCGACAACCTGTCGGGCTCGCTGCCGCTGGAGCGGCACCACCTGCCGGAACGCTGCGTTCTGCTGTTCGGCCAGGAGGGGCCGGGCCTGTCAACCGAGGCCGTCGAGGCCTGTGCGGAGTTGCGGCGGATCAGCCAGTTCGGTTCGACCCGTTCGATCAACGCCGGCGCGGCCAGCGCCATCGCCATGTGGGCGTGGATCTGCCGGCATGCGGCGAATCCTGCGAGCCGCGCTATGGACTGA
- a CDS encoding hemolysin III family protein, which yields MSRLAAPGKPGKSRQDRSSGASRGPRRLLRRSAHRRPAGRPVTGRFSIPDISKDPYRQSSLDPPSWRGRKHAAMVLPAVAGGIWLIVVTPGVGTRAVIALYAASLVGMFTVSAAFHLRRWSDVDWLRMRRWDHSAIYALIAGSYGAIMGLGVPGWPRTWLVGFAVGLCALGIAVRWLVLYPPFRVMTTLFLVTGGMSMIAISWILEGLGVVGTIVVLVGCLFYGVGALALGLRRPNPWPGHFGYHEVWHLNVIAGAGCQFWVVASVVVPSL from the coding sequence ATGTCGCGCCTCGCGGCTCCTGGCAAGCCCGGCAAGTCACGCCAGGACCGCAGCAGTGGGGCCTCGAGGGGACCGAGGCGCCTGCTGCGCCGCTCCGCACACCGACGGCCGGCGGGCCGCCCGGTCACGGGACGGTTCTCGATCCCCGACATCTCCAAGGACCCCTACCGGCAGAGTTCCCTGGATCCGCCCAGCTGGCGAGGCCGCAAGCACGCCGCGATGGTGCTGCCCGCCGTTGCCGGGGGAATCTGGCTGATCGTGGTCACGCCCGGTGTCGGCACCCGGGCTGTCATCGCCCTCTACGCCGCCAGCCTGGTCGGGATGTTCACGGTCAGCGCCGCCTTCCACCTGCGGCGCTGGAGCGACGTGGACTGGCTGCGGATGCGCCGCTGGGATCACTCCGCCATCTATGCCCTGATCGCCGGCAGCTACGGGGCGATCATGGGCCTCGGCGTGCCGGGCTGGCCGCGTACCTGGCTGGTCGGCTTCGCCGTGGGACTCTGTGCGCTCGGGATCGCGGTTCGCTGGCTCGTCCTGTACCCGCCGTTCCGGGTCATGACCACACTCTTCCTGGTCACGGGCGGGATGTCGATGATCGCCATCAGTTGGATCCTGGAGGGGCTCGGTGTGGTCGGAACCATCGTCGTGCTGGTCGGCTGCCTCTTCTACGGCGTGGGCGCCCTGGCGTTGGGTCTGCGCCGCCCGAATCCCTGGCCGGGGCACTTCGGCTACCACGAGGTGTGGCACCTGAACGTGATCGCCGGCGCCGGCTGCCAGTTCTGGGTGGTGGCCTCCGTCGTGGTGCCCTCGCTGTGA
- a CDS encoding DUF1015 family protein, whose protein sequence is MTEMRPESGSKGHHGSVLWPFSASVVCQDWADRVVSPAYEGLGVEERRAILVAQPDSYMHATRSPEDVGYALSPAELAVLNQMALIRLLRLGAFESRPEPAVYVYRLVGYGCRQRGIVGVVPLEAYRRGRIRPHERTHADREELLSEFLALTSAQSSPVGLTFRGTPRIAALLDAVEQSQEPLLDFVDPNDVAQRVWEVTDPVFLEILNEDLQGQNLYVTDGHHRLGAGLVVSERVRRQRKASSAAGGYLPSDIVLTTLGHAPPGMPSVPSGEVTGDESEFPSVGDGAAPAGDLLASDAILAALFPHDELRLLVFHRRVTPAVATDGAAIEAALRRLGSLEPVEIGDAEPPRPGVFGVYLGRRWFRFTPATEVQGIDAGWLQEHVLAPTFGIDDPEQTRNVDYISAMLGAEQVARRCDEAGGVGFVLHPVTIETMMSVADARQIMPPKSTYFHPKPRSGVFLRFQ, encoded by the coding sequence ATGACGGAGATGAGGCCCGAGAGCGGGTCCAAGGGTCACCACGGGTCGGTGTTGTGGCCGTTCTCCGCCAGCGTCGTCTGCCAGGACTGGGCCGACCGGGTGGTCTCCCCGGCGTACGAAGGACTCGGTGTGGAGGAGCGCCGTGCGATTCTCGTGGCGCAGCCCGACAGCTACATGCACGCCACGCGCTCGCCCGAGGACGTCGGCTACGCGCTCAGCCCGGCGGAGCTGGCCGTCCTGAACCAGATGGCGTTGATCCGCCTGCTGCGTCTCGGCGCCTTCGAGTCGCGCCCGGAGCCGGCCGTCTACGTCTACCGCCTCGTCGGGTACGGCTGTCGCCAGCGGGGGATCGTGGGGGTCGTGCCGCTGGAGGCCTACCGGCGGGGCCGCATCAGGCCGCACGAGCGCACCCACGCCGACCGGGAGGAGTTGCTGAGCGAGTTCCTGGCGCTGACCAGTGCCCAGTCCAGCCCTGTCGGCCTGACCTTCCGGGGAACGCCGCGCATCGCCGCCCTGCTCGACGCGGTCGAGCAGAGCCAGGAGCCGCTCCTGGACTTCGTCGATCCGAACGATGTGGCGCAGCGGGTCTGGGAGGTGACCGACCCGGTCTTCCTGGAGATCCTGAACGAGGATCTCCAGGGTCAGAACCTCTACGTCACCGACGGGCACCACCGTCTCGGCGCCGGCCTGGTGGTGAGTGAGCGTGTGCGCCGCCAGCGCAAGGCCTCCAGCGCCGCCGGCGGCTATCTCCCCAGCGACATCGTGCTCACGACTCTGGGCCACGCCCCGCCGGGCATGCCGTCGGTGCCGTCCGGCGAGGTCACGGGCGACGAGTCGGAGTTCCCGAGCGTCGGCGACGGCGCGGCTCCCGCCGGCGACTTGCTGGCGAGCGACGCCATCCTGGCGGCCCTCTTCCCGCACGACGAGTTGCGCCTGCTGGTCTTCCACCGGCGGGTGACACCGGCTGTCGCCACCGACGGTGCCGCCATTGAGGCGGCGCTGCGCCGGCTGGGGTCGCTGGAGCCCGTTGAGATCGGCGACGCCGAGCCTCCGCGGCCGGGAGTCTTCGGCGTGTACCTCGGGCGGCGCTGGTTCCGGTTCACGCCGGCCACCGAAGTGCAGGGCATCGACGCCGGCTGGTTGCAGGAACACGTGCTGGCGCCCACCTTCGGGATCGACGACCCGGAGCAGACCCGCAACGTCGACTACATCTCGGCGATGCTGGGTGCCGAGCAGGTGGCGCGCCGCTGCGACGAGGCGGGTGGGGTGGGTTTCGTCCTGCACCCGGTCACGATCGAGACGATGATGTCCGTGGCCGACGCCCGGCAGATCATGCCGCCCAAGTCCACCTACTTCCACCCGAAACCGCGCTCGGGCGTGTTCCTGCGGTTCCAGTAG
- a CDS encoding hydroxyacid dehydrogenase: MSSWRRERALAVGDRCRVAADLPEDLTIRILFADPCHPSAVAKLSAEGFECIDKPQAEAGELGPLLAGGEFDVLVVRSTLVTAEAIEASRSLSLIVRAGAGFNNIDVATASARGIYVCNTPGRNAVAVAELTMGLMVALDRHIADAAGDLRRGTWDKPRHSSARGLKSRSLGIVGLGRIGMAVAERAAGFGMRLHALRRPDRDPRILQRIEELNVTLHDNLVEMAAICDVLTLHLSGTEQVVDATVLAAMPSGAILLNTARAGLVDTEALLAAMDTKDIRAGLDVFEDEPGGVTAEFDAAIVRHPNVVATPHIGASTEQAQEAVATAIVRVVSAYAAGRVINCVNLETGRVGSHVIVVRHEDRVGVLASILAVLRRHDLNVAGMENRIFRDATAAVATMDLSGIMGPKVVDEILALPHVYHIDVRPVPEAGSAPAEAAQRS, encoded by the coding sequence ATGTCATCATGGAGGCGTGAGCGCGCTCTCGCCGTCGGCGACCGTTGTCGTGTCGCCGCTGATCTGCCGGAGGATCTGACCATCAGGATCCTGTTCGCCGACCCGTGCCACCCCAGCGCTGTCGCGAAGCTCAGCGCGGAGGGATTCGAATGCATCGACAAGCCGCAGGCGGAAGCAGGCGAACTCGGGCCGCTGCTGGCCGGCGGCGAATTCGACGTACTCGTCGTGCGCAGCACACTCGTCACCGCCGAGGCCATCGAGGCCTCACGCTCGCTCTCGCTCATCGTGCGAGCCGGCGCCGGATTCAACAACATCGACGTGGCCACTGCCTCGGCTCGCGGGATCTACGTCTGCAATACACCGGGGCGCAACGCCGTGGCGGTGGCGGAACTCACGATGGGCCTCATGGTGGCGCTCGACCGTCACATCGCCGACGCCGCGGGCGACCTCCGGCGCGGCACCTGGGACAAGCCGCGCCACAGCAGTGCCCGCGGTCTGAAGAGCCGGTCGCTCGGCATCGTCGGGCTGGGCCGCATCGGCATGGCCGTGGCCGAGCGGGCAGCAGGGTTCGGCATGCGCCTGCACGCGCTCCGGCGCCCGGACCGTGACCCGCGGATCCTTCAGCGCATCGAGGAACTCAACGTCACACTGCACGACAACCTCGTGGAGATGGCCGCGATCTGCGACGTGCTGACGCTGCACCTCTCGGGCACCGAGCAGGTGGTGGACGCCACGGTGCTGGCGGCGATGCCGTCGGGTGCGATCCTGCTGAACACGGCACGGGCCGGGCTCGTCGACACCGAGGCACTGCTGGCGGCGATGGACACCAAGGACATCCGAGCGGGACTGGACGTCTTCGAGGACGAGCCCGGGGGCGTGACCGCGGAATTCGACGCCGCGATCGTCCGGCATCCCAATGTCGTTGCCACTCCCCACATCGGCGCCTCCACCGAGCAGGCGCAGGAGGCGGTGGCCACCGCCATCGTGCGGGTCGTCAGCGCCTATGCGGCGGGTCGTGTCATCAACTGCGTGAATCTCGAGACGGGTCGGGTGGGGAGCCACGTGATCGTGGTTCGCCACGAGGACCGCGTCGGAGTCCTGGCCTCCATCCTGGCCGTCCTGCGGCGCCATGATCTGAACGTGGCGGGCATGGAGAACCGGATCTTCCGCGACGCCACCGCCGCGGTCGCCACGATGGATCTCTCGGGGATCATGGGCCCCAAGGTGGTCGATGAGATCCTGGCCCTGCCCCATGTGTACCACATCGACGTCCGTCCGGTACCCGAAGCAGGCTCCGCTCCTGCCGAGGCGGCGCAGCGGTCATGA
- a CDS encoding sulfatase-like hydrolase/transferase, translating into MSGNGSGPRRPNICFILTDQERHRGWLPDDVDLPARRRLLEGGVEFNRHYTHTSPCSPSRATLVTGEYMPAHGIKENTRGPANGWLDTGVDTLGKMLRRQGYDTGYKGKWHLSMGPYPDMESYGFGDWEGNDQAFWGQAGSGVEFDEPIAGMAAQWIRDRAGSPQPWFLFVGLVNPHDVMWFPIDQPWYQQANPEHYRRVRDRYASLGWGRADALPPFTFDYPERFDELPANFDDDLHTKPDVHRRFVHEMSRNGGYLDRSKVGRWLRQLDYYVKLHEMSDVSVGLILDAIEDAGAAGDTVVIFTSDHGDQCGSHALRSKGPWNYEETMHIPLYVVAPGITAAGTRSEALTSHVDLTVTVAELAGVDLSGAGLPGRNLAPLLADPTGRGRDEILFAQDWAWYDGLLDTRYASRGIFDGRFKYCRYYGVGGSSTTSARPPAGPKLFDIDADFDDQEHELYDLQEDPHELVNLAVDRGRRGEVRAWFDRLLEAEAEAFADAPGSRPAGAPPWAEG; encoded by the coding sequence GTGAGCGGCAACGGCAGCGGTCCGCGGCGCCCCAACATCTGCTTCATCCTCACCGACCAGGAGCGCCACCGGGGCTGGCTGCCCGACGACGTGGACCTGCCCGCCCGCCGGCGCCTGCTGGAGGGCGGCGTGGAGTTCAACCGCCACTACACCCACACCTCTCCCTGCTCGCCGTCGCGGGCGACGCTCGTGACGGGGGAGTACATGCCGGCGCACGGGATCAAGGAGAACACCCGTGGACCGGCCAACGGCTGGCTGGACACCGGAGTCGACACGCTCGGCAAGATGCTGCGCAGGCAGGGCTACGACACCGGCTACAAGGGCAAGTGGCACCTGTCCATGGGCCCGTACCCGGACATGGAGTCCTACGGCTTCGGGGACTGGGAGGGCAACGACCAGGCCTTCTGGGGCCAGGCCGGCAGCGGGGTGGAGTTCGACGAGCCGATCGCAGGCATGGCCGCGCAGTGGATCCGCGACCGCGCCGGCAGCCCGCAACCCTGGTTCCTCTTCGTGGGGCTCGTCAACCCCCACGACGTCATGTGGTTCCCCATCGATCAGCCCTGGTACCAGCAGGCCAACCCCGAGCACTACCGCCGGGTGCGCGACCGCTACGCCTCCCTGGGTTGGGGGCGCGCCGACGCCCTGCCGCCCTTCACCTTCGACTACCCCGAGCGCTTCGATGAGCTGCCGGCGAACTTCGACGACGATCTGCACACCAAGCCCGACGTGCACCGGCGCTTCGTCCACGAGATGTCCCGCAACGGCGGCTACCTGGACCGCTCCAAGGTGGGGCGCTGGCTCCGCCAACTGGACTACTACGTGAAGCTCCACGAGATGAGCGACGTGAGCGTGGGGCTGATCCTGGACGCCATCGAGGATGCCGGCGCGGCCGGCGACACCGTCGTGATCTTCACCTCCGACCACGGTGACCAGTGCGGCTCGCACGCGCTGCGCTCCAAGGGGCCGTGGAATTACGAGGAGACGATGCACATCCCCCTGTACGTCGTGGCGCCGGGGATCACGGCCGCGGGCACGCGGAGCGAGGCGCTGACCAGCCACGTGGACCTGACCGTCACGGTGGCCGAACTGGCGGGAGTGGACCTGTCCGGCGCGGGGCTTCCGGGGCGCAACCTGGCGCCGCTCCTGGCCGACCCGACCGGCAGGGGTCGCGACGAGATCCTGTTCGCTCAGGATTGGGCCTGGTACGACGGACTGCTGGACACGCGCTACGCCAGCCGGGGCATCTTCGACGGGCGCTTCAAGTACTGCCGCTACTACGGGGTCGGAGGCAGCAGCACCACCTCGGCGCGGCCGCCGGCGGGCCCGAAGCTCTTCGACATCGACGCCGACTTCGACGATCAGGAGCACGAGCTGTACGACCTGCAGGAGGACCCCCACGAGCTCGTGAACCTGGCCGTGGATCGGGGACGCCGCGGGGAGGTGCGGGCGTGGTTCGACCGGTTGCTGGAGGCGGAGGCAGAGGCGTTCGCGGATGCACCCGGCAGCCGCCCCGCCGGCGCCCCGCCCTGGGCGGAGGGCTAG
- a CDS encoding threonine aldolase family protein, whose amino-acid sequence MPRPPAVDLYSDTQTKPTDAMRRAMATAEVGDEQQRTDPTVNRLCDRVAEMLGHEAGLFLPTGTMCNLVAVATHTSPGDAIVASADSHIVRSETGGAAAYSGVITDLLGSDGGRFGPEAVAEALAPGNAYRPWPRLLCLEQTHNFGGGTVWPLAQYRAVAGVAHGTSVPVHTDGARLFNATVASGTEAADWGEPVDSIWIDFTKGLGAPIGAVLVGSGDFIEAARVHKHRCGGAMRQAGIAAAGCLHALDHHIDRLAEDHANATRLAEGISALGLGAEDVETNMVWIDVTSTGLQAAEFLERLAAHDVRMSRVEERVRAVTHLDISAGDIETALEAVGAVLAGLP is encoded by the coding sequence GTGCCCCGGCCGCCGGCAGTGGACCTCTACAGCGACACGCAGACGAAGCCCACCGACGCCATGCGCCGGGCCATGGCGACCGCCGAGGTGGGCGACGAGCAGCAGCGCACCGATCCCACGGTCAACCGGCTGTGCGACCGGGTGGCGGAGATGCTGGGACACGAGGCCGGTCTCTTCCTTCCCACCGGCACGATGTGCAACCTCGTGGCCGTCGCGACGCACACCTCACCCGGCGACGCCATCGTGGCGTCGGCGGACAGCCACATCGTGCGTTCCGAGACGGGCGGCGCAGCCGCCTACTCGGGCGTGATCACCGACCTGCTGGGAAGCGACGGGGGTCGGTTCGGCCCCGAGGCCGTCGCCGAGGCCCTGGCGCCGGGGAACGCCTACCGGCCCTGGCCCCGCCTCCTGTGCCTCGAGCAGACCCACAACTTCGGCGGGGGTACCGTGTGGCCACTGGCGCAGTACCGGGCCGTCGCGGGGGTGGCACACGGGACCTCGGTGCCGGTCCACACCGACGGAGCCCGGCTGTTCAACGCGACGGTGGCGTCGGGCACCGAGGCGGCCGACTGGGGTGAGCCCGTGGATTCCATCTGGATCGACTTCACCAAAGGCCTCGGGGCGCCCATCGGCGCCGTCCTGGTCGGGTCGGGCGACTTCATCGAAGCGGCGCGGGTGCACAAGCACCGCTGCGGGGGCGCCATGCGGCAGGCCGGCATCGCCGCCGCCGGCTGCCTCCACGCCCTCGACCACCACATCGACCGCCTCGCCGAGGACCACGCCAACGCAACCCGTCTGGCCGAGGGGATCTCGGCTCTCGGTCTGGGCGCCGAGGACGTCGAGACCAACATGGTGTGGATCGACGTCACCTCCACCGGCTTGCAGGCGGCGGAGTTCCTGGAGCGCCTCGCCGCGCACGACGTTCGCATGAGCCGGGTGGAGGAGCGGGTGCGGGCCGTGACCCACCTCGACATCTCCGCCGGCGACATCGAGACGGCGCTGGAGGCGGTGGGCGCGGTCCTGGCCGGACTGCCGTGA
- a CDS encoding isochorismatase family protein, translating to MPRALVIVDVQNDFCDVPGASLPVSGGAALAGRISEYVRQSAGLYAAVVATRDWHIDPGDHFSSEPDYSGTWPPHCRAGSGGADFHPDLETASLAAIFSKGQYSASYTGFDGVAAGGVSLEGWLRSRRLDALDIVGIATDYCVRATVLDAARLGFSTRVLADLCAGVAPESTGAALEEMAAVAEVVRQPAN from the coding sequence GTGCCCCGCGCCCTGGTGATCGTGGACGTGCAGAACGATTTCTGCGACGTTCCCGGCGCTTCCCTCCCCGTTTCCGGGGGCGCCGCCCTGGCGGGGCGCATCAGCGAGTACGTGCGCCAGTCGGCCGGTCTGTACGCAGCCGTCGTGGCCACCCGGGACTGGCACATCGATCCCGGCGACCACTTCTCCTCCGAGCCCGACTACTCGGGGACGTGGCCCCCGCACTGCCGTGCCGGCAGCGGCGGCGCCGACTTCCACCCGGACCTGGAGACCGCATCGCTGGCGGCGATCTTCTCCAAGGGCCAGTACTCGGCGAGCTACACCGGGTTCGACGGTGTCGCAGCCGGCGGGGTCTCGCTGGAGGGCTGGCTGCGGTCCCGCCGGCTGGACGCGCTCGACATCGTGGGGATCGCCACCGACTACTGCGTGCGGGCCACGGTGCTGGACGCCGCCCGGCTGGGATTCTCCACCCGGGTGCTGGCGGATCTCTGCGCGGGCGTGGCGCCCGAGAGCACCGGAGCGGCGCTGGAGGAGATGGCTGCGGTGGCCGAGGTGGTGCGGCAGCCGGCGAACTGA
- a CDS encoding nicotinate phosphoribosyltransferase, giving the protein MSVALLTDQYELTMIDAALRSEVADLPATFEVFCRRLPPGRRYGVVAGTGRLLAALGDFRFGPAELDFLRQGGVVSEDGLARLADFSFSGDICGYREGEFYVPGSPILTVSGSFAETVVLETLVLSVLNHDSAIAAAAARMRAAAGERMLLEGGSRRTHEEAAPAAARAAYVCGFDATSNLEAGRRFGVPTGGTIGHAFILAHADERAAMAAQADLLGPASTYLVDTYDVAEGVRRAVEVAGAGMGALRIDSGDLAASASAVRSQLDELGARGTRIILSGDLDEHDIAALAAVPADGYLVGTELVAGAGAPTAGLVYKLVEIDGRPVRKRSLAKSWRPGRKRAFRLLDDAGTATVELLLEPGAPVPPGALALQTDLVRGGRFASPAATDPARSTLEARNYHREALRRLGSEAFGLSPGEPWLPIEPALEDT; this is encoded by the coding sequence ATGTCGGTGGCGCTGCTGACCGACCAGTACGAGCTGACGATGATCGACGCCGCACTGCGCTCGGAGGTGGCTGACCTGCCCGCCACCTTCGAGGTGTTCTGCCGCCGGCTGCCGCCGGGACGCCGCTACGGGGTCGTCGCCGGCACCGGTCGCCTGCTGGCGGCCCTGGGGGACTTCCGCTTCGGTCCGGCCGAGCTGGACTTCCTGCGCCAGGGCGGCGTCGTCTCCGAGGACGGCTTGGCGCGCTTGGCGGACTTCTCCTTCTCCGGGGACATCTGCGGGTATCGCGAGGGCGAGTTCTATGTTCCCGGCTCGCCGATCCTGACCGTGAGCGGCAGCTTCGCCGAGACCGTCGTGCTGGAAACCCTGGTGCTGTCGGTCCTCAACCACGACTCCGCCATCGCCGCCGCGGCGGCGCGCATGCGGGCGGCGGCCGGAGAGCGCATGCTGCTGGAGGGCGGCAGCCGCCGCACTCACGAGGAGGCGGCCCCGGCGGCGGCCCGCGCCGCCTACGTTTGCGGCTTCGACGCCACGTCCAACCTGGAGGCCGGGCGCCGCTTCGGTGTGCCCACCGGCGGCACGATCGGGCACGCCTTCATCCTGGCGCACGCCGACGAGCGCGCCGCCATGGCAGCCCAGGCGGACCTCCTGGGTCCCGCCAGCACCTACCTGGTGGACACCTACGACGTCGCCGAGGGCGTGCGACGGGCGGTGGAGGTGGCCGGTGCCGGCATGGGAGCGTTGCGCATCGACTCGGGAGACCTGGCCGCCTCGGCGTCGGCGGTGCGCAGCCAGCTCGACGAACTCGGCGCTCGCGGGACCCGCATCATCCTGTCGGGCGACCTGGACGAGCACGACATCGCCGCGCTGGCTGCGGTGCCCGCTGACGGGTACCTCGTGGGCACCGAACTGGTGGCCGGCGCCGGCGCGCCGACCGCGGGTCTGGTCTACAAACTCGTGGAGATCGACGGGCGACCGGTGCGCAAGCGATCCCTGGCCAAGTCCTGGCGTCCAGGTCGCAAGCGCGCCTTCCGCCTGCTCGACGATGCAGGCACGGCGACGGTGGAACTGCTGCTGGAGCCCGGCGCGCCGGTACCCCCGGGCGCACTGGCCCTGCAGACCGATCTGGTGCGTGGCGGTCGGTTCGCATCCCCGGCGGCGACCGACCCCGCCCGCAGCACGCTGGAGGCCCGCAACTATCATCGCGAGGCGCTCAGGAGGCTCGGATCCGAGGCGTTCGGCCTGAGCCCCGGCGAGCCGTGGCTGCCCATCGAGCCCGCACTGGAGGACACCTGA
- a CDS encoding peptidoglycan DD-metalloendopeptidase family protein, with protein sequence MRSSGLRRNRRTARWSIVVLVCLLGTLPAAPPSVAQETIAEARAELERVEEEKLALQARIDVLVAEDVDVFRALQAAEELVARQVAEVEAAEQELRAQIAVQRQNEAAIGWAQLDITDVRRDAEAVIVEVYLQAGSERTATLLASDDLTHGLRRLALLEAVHGHAGDLIEDIRLAEDRYDVALAEAAASVAEVERLQVVLEDDLAVLEERRAEAAAIKAELDKRRRALEAEFAAWDREASELESFIQVEEYRQKAEAWVQAQEEAAGAAAGFLWPTAGVVTSGYGNRLHPILGVYRLHAGIDLGTTHGQPVYASRAGVVITAGPWGGYGNAVVLDHGNGLSSVYAHLSQVTVRPGDLVVGLQQVGNIGSTGLSTGPHLHFEIRRNGTAVDPLGFLP encoded by the coding sequence GTGCGATCGTCAGGGCTCCGACGGAATCGCCGGACGGCGCGGTGGTCGATTGTCGTCCTCGTTTGCCTGCTGGGGACACTGCCCGCGGCGCCGCCGAGCGTTGCTCAGGAGACGATCGCCGAGGCGCGGGCCGAGTTGGAGCGGGTCGAGGAGGAGAAGCTGGCCCTGCAGGCCCGGATCGATGTGCTGGTCGCCGAGGACGTGGACGTCTTCCGGGCGCTGCAGGCGGCAGAGGAACTGGTGGCGCGCCAGGTGGCGGAGGTCGAGGCGGCCGAGCAGGAACTCCGGGCGCAGATCGCCGTCCAGCGCCAGAACGAGGCGGCCATCGGGTGGGCCCAGTTGGACATCACCGACGTGCGCCGGGATGCCGAAGCGGTCATCGTCGAGGTGTACCTGCAGGCGGGCAGCGAGCGGACCGCCACCCTGCTGGCTTCGGACGATCTGACGCACGGGCTGCGCCGCCTGGCGCTGCTGGAGGCGGTGCACGGCCATGCAGGAGATCTGATCGAGGACATCCGACTGGCCGAGGATCGCTACGACGTGGCGCTGGCCGAGGCCGCCGCTTCGGTCGCCGAGGTGGAGCGGCTGCAGGTGGTGCTGGAGGACGACCTGGCGGTGCTGGAGGAGCGACGCGCCGAGGCGGCCGCCATCAAGGCCGAACTGGACAAGCGCCGTCGGGCCTTGGAGGCCGAGTTCGCCGCCTGGGACAGGGAGGCCTCCGAGCTGGAGAGCTTCATCCAGGTGGAGGAGTACCGCCAGAAGGCCGAGGCGTGGGTGCAGGCCCAGGAGGAAGCGGCGGGCGCCGCGGCCGGATTCCTCTGGCCCACCGCCGGCGTGGTGACCTCGGGCTACGGCAACCGCCTGCACCCGATCCTGGGCGTCTACCGGCTGCACGCCGGGATCGACCTGGGAACCACTCATGGGCAGCCGGTCTACGCCTCGCGGGCCGGGGTGGTCATCACCGCCGGCCCCTGGGGCGGCTACGGGAACGCCGTGGTGCTCGACCACGGCAACGGGCTTTCCTCGGTGTACGCCCATCTCTCGCAGGTAACCGTGCGCCCGGGCGATCTGGTCGTCGGCCTGCAGCAGGTCGGCAACATCGGCTCCACCGGGCTCTCGACCGGACCGCACCTGCACTTCGAGATCCGCCGCAACGGCACGGCCGTGGACCCGCTGGGCTTCCTACCGTGA